The sequence GGTTGATGTTTATCCGGTGTATCGAAGATTGCAGGGCGAGCAGGACTGGGTGTTGCAGGGCACGCCGACCGCGTCAACCTTCCAGCAGACTCTGACAGCGAACGGCATCTATCAGTATGCAGTTGCCGCTCGTGACAATGATGTGTCAACGCCTGTTGAGTCCGACCTGTCGGGCTCCATCAACGTACTCTATGGTGAATTGCCCGTCACCTCGATTGGTGGTAATGGTAATTATGATGACCGCATCCGGCTGCAATGGCTGGAGCCGGGAATCTCCGAAGGAACACTCTTGTCTTATGATGACGGCACGTCGGAAGTTTGGTTCCGTGTAGCAACTCCGAATGGCCCGAACGACTACTTCTGTATGCGGATGACGCCGCCGGATGACGCGACGTATCCATTAATGCTTTACGCAGCGACCATTTATATGGAACGCAGCGACCCGCTGCCGTGGGTGGGTATCTGTCCGCCAAATGCAGCGAACAACGGCGCAGACATAGACAACGCTCTGTTTGAGTGGACGAATATTGGTGCAGACAGTACTCCGGGCTGGCTCTTTGCCGAAACCGACGGCTCCGTGTTTCTCGATGCTCCGGGCGACTTCTACATTGCAATTCAATTCCCGCCGGGAGGCACCGGACCCGGTTGCGGTTCGGACAACAGCGCTCCTGATTCCCGCGCATATTGGACGAATACCTATCCCAACTGGAACACATTCTTTACGTATGATTGGATGATGCGCGCCTGGGTGGGCGGACCGCCGCCGGAAGGACTCGCTGGAAGCAATGGACGTTTTGAATTAGTGCAGATTGACGGCCGCGGTGGCTATGCTGAAGACCGAATTCCGCAGCGCACTATCGTAGTACCGACATTCGGCGATGACAAGGCTTCCATACTTGCCCGTGCGGAGTATGAAGCGACGCAAGGATTCCAGAATCCTCTTGATCAATGGTTCCCGCCCTACAGCCGCGCTCCGCAGGTTGCTCTGCGCAACGCCGATGGCCGCAGTCTCGATGAAATCGTGAACTATCGTGTGTATCGCGATGGAGCCTTGATTGGTTCACCCACTGAAACGAACTACACGGATTTGAACCGGGTCGAGAATGTCTTCCATGACTACTATGTAACGGCATTCTATGACAACGGTCAGGAATCCGGCCCGTCACCGACTTTGCACCTTACCTGCAACATGGCGCCTGCGGCTCCGACAAGTCTGACTGCCACACCTTCAGGATTCACAAATATGTCGCTCGCGTGGACGGCACCGGCGACGAACGATGACGGTACCGCTTTGGTTGATCTGGCGGGCTACCGCGTCTATCGTGACGGTGTGCAGATTGGTACAACTGCGGCAGGGGTTACGACATATCTGGATACTCCGCCAAACCCAACCGGACTTTACACGTGGACAGTCACGGCAGTAGATGAAGTTCCCAACGTGTCAGATCCGTCAAATGGTGCTGTTGGTTCAGTGGTCAGTCCGTGGGAAGTCAGCGATTTTGAATGGGTTGACATTACAGGTGTTGGAACGCCGCTTGGCATCACCGGCGACGATCAAAACGTCGGGCCGTTTAACCTCGGGTTCAACTTCACCTACTTCGGAAACACCTACAATAGCATTCGCGTTTGCTCAAACGGCTGGGCGTCGTTCACAAGTACAGCGACAAACTATTTTAACGGTACAATTCCCTCCGCCGCTGAACCTAACAATGCCCTTTACATTTGGTGGGATGATATGTATCCGCCCAGTGGTGGCGGCACATATCTGTACTATGCGGATGCCGCCAATGAAAGGTTTATTATCACGTGGGACAGCGTTCCTCACATTTCCAATGCTCAGGCGCGCTACACCTACCAGATAATTATCAATGCGGACGGTTCGGTGACCTATAACTACGAATCCATGCCTACGGCGAATCCGGGTGTATCCTCTGGAACAATCGGTGTTGAAAACGCCACTGGTACAAATGCGATTCAGTTGCTATTCGACGGAACCGGTGACTTCACACCAAGCAACGGAAGCTCGGTGACTTTCTGGGCGCCAACTCCCGCTTACGGTCCTCTATCTGGCACCGTATCACTCGATGGAGGAAACGGCAACTTGACACAAGTTCTCGTCCGCGCCAGTGGACGTGGAACACCGACCACCAACCCCAACGCGCAGGGACAATATCACTTTGACTCTGTGGCTGTAGGTAACCGCACTGTTACTGCCTCGCTTGCCGGCTATCACACGACCTCTGTTCCGGTTCCGAACCACGATGAAGAAGGAACGACCGGTGTCAACATCACGATGGTTCGTCTCGATCCGCCGGTGCCGACAAACCTCACAGGAACGGTTAACAACTCGACCGGACTCGTCTCCCTCGATTGGGACAACTCGACCGATCCGCTTGTGGACGTTTACCCCGTCTATCGCAGACTGTCAACAGAACAAAACTGGACGTTAGTCGGCTCACCGACCGCTTCCAGTTATACGGAGACTTTGACTATTCCGGGAATTTATCAATATGCCGTTGCTGCCCGTGACAACAATGTTTCGACACCTGTTGAATCCGATCCCTCGACTCCGATAACGATTCTCTATGGTAACTTGCCGGTAACTTCAATCGGCACGAACGGCAATTTTGACGATCGCATCCAGATCAGTTGGCTCGAGCCCGGAGTTCTGGAGGGTGAGTTGCTCTCTTATGACGACGGCACATCGGAAGTTTGGTACCGTGTTGCCACTCCAAATGGTGCGAATGACTATTTCTGCATGCGAATGACGCCGCCCGATGATGCGACCTATCCGTTAATGCTGTACGCAGCAACAATCTACATGGAGCGCAGCGACCCGCTGCCATGGGTGGGACTTTGTCCGCCGAATGCAACAAATCAGGGCGCTGATATCGACAACCCGCTCTATGAATGGACGGATATCGGTGCCGACGGCACACCCGGCTGGCTGTTTGCCGAAACTGATGGTTCCGTCTTCCTTGATTCGCCCGGTGACTTCTATATTGTCATCCAATTCCCGCCGGGAGGAACCGGACCGGGATGCGGATCCGATAACAGCGCACCTGATTCCCGTACCTACTGGACAAACACCTATCCAACGTGGAATTCATTCTTCGCTTGGGATTGGATGATGCGCGCCTGGATCGGCGGCCCGCCGCCGGAAGATGTGTTTGGTTCACGCGGTCAGGTTATCGAAATTACGTCAAGCGGTGAACCGACCGGATACGCCATGGACCGCATTCCGCAAACGGCGATTGTTGAACCCGTATTCGATTCCGAAAACGAGAAGGACAATCTTCTTGCCCGCGCAGCCTATGAAACATCACTTGGCTTTGCCGATCCGATGGACAGATGGTTCGCTCCGTTTAGTCGTGCGCCGGAGGTGACTTGCACAGTCAATCGCGAACGCGGACGCAGCCTCGATGACATCACACACTATCGTGTCTACCGTCAGGGTACAGGTCAGATCGCCCAGATTCCCGCGACTCAGCACACCTATCTTGATCTGAACCGTGTCGAAAATACGCCATACACCTATTGGGTGACGGCGGTGTACGACGGCACGAGTGAATCACCGGAGTCACCGCACGTCGTCGGTACTTGCAATATGGCTCCTGCTTCGCCCACCGGTCTTGATGGCAATCCGCTTGGAACAAACCAAATGGCTCTTGCATGGGTCGCTCCTGCAACGAACGACGACGGAACTCCGCTCGTGGACCTTGCAGGCTATCGCATTTATCGTGATGGGACCCAGATTGGTACGACCGCACCCGGTGTGACAACCTACATTGACACTCCGCCGGACAATCAGACGTTCTATACGTGGACTGTCACTGCAGTGGACGAAGTTCCGAACATATCGGATCCGTCCGCACCGGAAGTCGGAGCAGTTCAAAGTCCGTGGGAGACCATCGAATTCGAGTGGACAGACATCACTGCTAACGGCACGGTCATCGTGAATGCCGATGACATCAATTCCGGCTTGATGGATCTACCGTGGGACTTCGAATACTACGGAAATACCTACTCTCAGTTCGCAGTCTGCTCAAATGGCTGGTTGTCATTTACGAGTACGACGAACAGCCTTGGCGGTACAATGCCGAATGCGGCCGAGCCCAACAACACCATCGCGATTAACTGGATGGACTTGAACCCGGCGTCCGGCGGCGATGTGTATATGTACAATGATGTTGCGAACGATCGCCTGATTATAGCTTGGGTCGCCGTTCCACAGTTTGGAAATCCGAACAACATCTACAACATGCAAATCGTCCTCGAACCGCCGACGGCCATCTATTTCTACTATCAGTCGGTCGGAGCCACGATTGGTACAGTCGGTGTTGAAAACGAGGATGGCAGTGACGCTATCGCGTTGTGGATGAATGGCCAGGGAGCGTTCCAGCCTGCCAACGAGACTGCCGTGGCCTTCTGGGCTGGTCCATCCGGTGCAGTCACCGGACTCGTGCGCGAGTTTGGCTCGAATGCGCCCATCGCCAATGCGGAAGTGACTTCGGCGCAAATGCCCGGAGAAATCGCCTTTACCGACGCTCAGGGTAATTACACTCTCGAAGTTGAGCCCGGTACGCATGACATCACGATTCACAAGCAGGGCTATTGTGATATGGTGTTTGAAGACGTCGTCGTGGATGACGGCGGTTCCACCACTCGCAACGCCACAATGCGACAGCCGAACGCAAACTTCAGCTTGAGTTCACTGAATATCTACACACTTGCCGGACAAAACTCGATTGGCTCATTCGAAATCACGAATCCTGCCGGTCAGTGTGAAGTGGCATACAACATCACGTCGGATCAGGGTTGGCTCACGGTGGACCCGGCAAGCGGCGATGTCGAAGCGAATCAAACTCAGCTGATAACCGTGACCGGCGCGACTGCAGGCTTCACGCCGGGCGATTACACCGGCACGCTGACAATTGCGCACAACGACGTTGACGCACCGTTCGTCATTCCGGTGACCATTACGGTCGCGTTGGACGCGGATGACAACGTTGAAGTGCCGACCGCGTTTGCGCTGCATGCAAATTATCCGAATCCGTTCAATGCCACGACCGCATTGAGCTTTGACGTCCCGAATGAGTCGCGCGTCCAGATCACGATTTTCAACGTCGCAGGTCAGGAAGTCGCTCGTCCGGTGGATCAAATCATGAATGCCGGAAGTCACACCGTACTCTACACCGCCGACAATCTGCCGACGGGTATGTATCTTGTGAAGATGACGGCAGGAAGCTTCAGCGCAGTACAGAAGATGGTACTGCTGAAGTAATCGCTTGTAGAGCTTGAATGCAGAAGCCCCCGCTCGGTTGAGCGGGGGCTTCTCTTTTCGTTCACGGCTATTCTTGATTAAAGCTCTACGCTATCACCCCGCTGCGGTATCGAAACGTCCAGATTCTCGCTTCCATAGAGCAGTCGTTCGCGCAGTGCCGTGGCTTGCTCATGCTCGCCGTGTACAAGAAACACTCTGCGCAGTCCCGTCATATTGTCCGCGAATGCATGCAGCTCCTTTGCGTCACCATGCGCACTGAACTCGTTTAGTTTGACAATCTCTGCTTTCACGTCATACCATTCGTTAAACAGTCTAACTTGTGGCTCGTTTTCGACAAGTCTTCGGCCAAGCGTGTATTCGGCTTGGAAACCGATGATCAAAATGATGTTTTTCTCGTCACTGATGGTGTGCCGCAGATGATGACGAATCCTACCCCCTTCCATCATACCTGATGATGCAATAATGACGAGCGGACCGTTCTTATCGTTCAACTCCATGGATTCACGAACAGTGCGCGTGTATCGAATCTTGTCGTCAATCAGCGGATAATCTCCCGCTTCCGGAAAATCCTTCTTGGTCTGAGTATCATATTGATCGCGATGATTCCGATACACCGACGTCATGTTGATGCCCAACGGACTGTCTATGTAGATTGGAATATCCGGAATGGAGCCCGCGTCATGCATCCGATGAAGCACATAGATTAGTTCCTGTGTTCTGCCCAGTGCAAACGCCGGTATTACTACTTTCCCGCGTCTGTCGGTCGCGCGAATGATTGCCTGCCGGAGCTTTTCATACGCAATTTCTCGCGGCTTGTGCTCGCGGTTTCCATAGGTGGACTCCAGCAGCAATACGGGGCACGGCTCGTCGGAATATTCGGGATCCTTCAAAAGCGGTGTATGAAATCTGCCAACGTCACCGGAAAACGCGATTCGCTCCGGCCCGGCTTCGCCGTCAAACTCAAGCATCATCCATGCCGAGCCCAGAATATGCCCCGCCTGATAGAATTTCAATCGAACGCCCGGAATGACCGTGTGCCATTCGCTGCCCTGCTTCGCAAACTGCACTTCTCGAAACAGGTTCATAGTAGCGGGGACATCATCCGATTCATACAGCGGCTCCGCAGGCTGTGCCTGACTGATCTTTTCCTTGGTGAGCCACTTGAAGTCCTGCTCCTGTATCGAAGCACTGTCTTTCAAAATGTATTCGGTAATGTCGCGCGTCGCTGCGGTTGAAAATATTTTGCCTTTGTAACCGCGCTTGACAAGCAGCGGAAGCAGTCCGCAATGATCAAGGTGCGCATGTGACAAGACTACCGCGTCAACGTGCGACAACTCCGGCGACATTCCCCAGTTCAAATCCAGGGCCTCTTTGCGTCTTCCCTGAAACATCCCGCAGTCCAGCAAAACGCGCTTTCCGCCCGCTTCAATCAAGTGCTTTGAGCCGGTCACACCACCGGCCGCACCGTGAAATGTAATCTTCATGGTCCTATCCTGAAAGTGAATACTCTTCCAAGATAAACAAACAAAACACGCCCGTCAAGCGCGGGCGTGTTTTTATGAAAATTGACGGGTGAACGTTCAGGCACCGGCAGGGGAGACTCCGCTGCCCGATTCATTTCACTCCGCCAAATATTGCGGATTAATCGCCTTGCGAATCAACTGCCGGAAGCGCGGCGAGCGTTCCATTGCCTGCCAAACCGATGGCGAACACAGTGTAGTTGGTTGAGCTGCTCAGTTCGATCCCCGGAATCTCAAGCACGACTTGACCGTTGCTTGTGAGTACGACTTCCAGGTTATATGTTGCCGCGGCGACTCCGATATAGTCGGCAAATTCCCTGAATGAAACATTCTCAAACAGCACTGGCCCGCCGCCTGCGACTCGGATGTTCACGGCAGGCGCATCAGGTGACGTGTGCACGAATCGCACGTGCGCATTGCCGTTTGGATCGCCGCTGCGGTCGTCAACCAATACGATTGGCGCAAGATCATTGCTTCCGACAAGACCCGTTGCCGCGACCGTGTACGCTTGATTTGGAAGCCAGGTCAGCGTTGTGTTGATAACAGGATTTATGGTTGTGCCGGCAACATATACTTCAATCATCTGCGTCTTTGCAGGTACTCGTAAGTATCCGCTCACTGCGGTGAACGGCACATCCTCAAGCACACGGGCGTTGTCCACATATACATCTACATTCGGCGCGTCCGGTGAGAGATGTGCGACGCGGACTTCCGCTTCCGCCGATTCAAGACTGAGCACCGTGCTGCCGGGAAAAACCTCATCGACAACGGCAATCGCTCCCAGTGTTCCGTCACTCAATAATCCTGAAGCATAAATTGAGTACACGCTGCCCGATGGGAGCTCCACATCCGCAAATGAAAGGACAACCGTCTCCGTTCCCGCAAGCCGCACTTGAAGATTGTAGACTCCGGCAGGAACACCAATGTAATCCAGCGCCTCGTTGAATTCCACATTTCCAAACAGCACCGTGCCGTCCGTCAACGTGATATCAACCGTCGGAGCGTCAGAGGCCGCGTGAACAAAGCGTATGCGGCTTCCGTCAGTCGTGGTCAGGTCATCGTTTACGACAATCGCTCCAAGAGTGGAGTTCCCCGCCAAGCCGGTTGCGACAATCGAGTAAACTTCGTTCGAGCCAAAGACAACGTCCGCGCTGATGACCGGATTCGTTGTGGTGCCTTCAATAAATACTTCAACTTCAGTCTGCACGTCCGCAGATACCGTGACATACTCGCTGAAACCACGGTAGGAGTAGCCCTGTGCGATCAGCATACCGCCTACGTACACATCCACATTCGGCGCGTCAGGTGAAAGGTGTCCCGCGCGCACCAGAGCCGTCGAAGCCTCGACCGGCACAAGATTGACGGTTTGTGATCCATTGCCCGGAGCGTCAACCACTGCATACGCAGACAGTGCATTCGGAATACTTCCGGGACTTGCCAAACCCTTGGCGACGACCGTGTAATTCCGCCCCGCCTCAAGAGAGATTGGAGCAAAGCGCACAACCACATCTGATGTACCGGCGATTCGTACTTCGAGCCCGACACTGCCGGGTGCCACGCTAATGTAGTTTGCAGCCGAGCGGAACGGAATGTTTGCAAACAGCGGTGTTGTGCCTCCGGTTGCATAGATGTCCACGTTCGGTGCGTCCGGTGATGCATGTGCGAACCTTACCTTCGCCTGCCCGCCAGCCGGTGTGCGGTCGTCAATGAGCGCCCATGCGTCAATAGACGGCGTGCCGCTGAGCAATCCTGTTGCCGCTACAGTATATGATGTGTTCGCGTTCAGCATGACTGTTTCCTGAATCACAGCGGGCGATGTTGTGTTGGCAGCCACGACAGTGATTGAATGTGAGCCCTCAGTCAACTCCAGGTATCCGCTCAGTCCGTTAAAATTGACATCTTCCAAGACAAGATTGCCGTCCACCCAGACATCTACAGCAGGTGCGTCGGGCGACCAGTGTGCCACACGCACATAACTTGATTGAGCTTGCACGGGCGGTGTATCATTGTCGTTATCGGAGTCACAGCCAAATACAAATAGTACCGGCACGATAAGCAAGGCAAGTTTGCGCAGCAGCGCGATGTTGAATGTCATGATCTATTCCCCTTTTTTCAGGTTGATTTTTGTTCAGGAGTTTCCGCCCGGATGCTGTGATCACATTGCCGGAAGGACGCACCGCAATTTACTTTGGCAATATGACCGTGTCAATGACGTGAATCACGCCGTTGGAGCACTGAATGTCGGTGGCAATGACCTTGGCGTTGTCTACCATTACATTGCCGTCCTTCACCGCAACCTTGAAGCTTTGACCATTCACTGTTGCGGCTTCCTTTCCGTCAAGCTGAATAACGTCGGCTGCCATAACCTTGCCTGCAACGACATGATAGGTCAATACTGCCGCGAGCTTCTGTTTGTCCGCGAGCAAGCCGTCAAGCGTTTCTTTTGGTACCTTTGCAAATGCCGCATCATTCGGAGCAAATACAGTAAACGGTCCCGGTCCCTGAAGAGTTTCAACCAGCCCGGCCGTTTGCACGGCGGTCACCAGTGTGTTGAAGCTTCCTGCAGCAATCGCTGTTGCCACAATGTCCTGCGGTTTCGCCGTACTTGCTGCGGTCGCGGTCTTCTTGTCATAGTCTCCCGCAAATGCAACGGTGGCCGTCAGCATCAGGGACAGCGCTGCGATGCTCGTCAGAATCTTGTTCATGTTCTTTCTACTCCTATTATATGTGTGATTGAGCAACTAACCCTTGATCCGAAATGCTTGGTGAACGGCGGAAATGCCCACCAAAGTGTAAACCGTACGTGACAAGCCCGTCATGTCTCCCAGTAGTGTGGCAACGAGGTCGAAATCGAGGAGGCCAACCAGACCCCAGTTCAGGCCTCCCACAATAATGAGGATCTTGGTGAGAATGTTGAGGAATTGCATGTTATCCCTTGTTTTCAGTTAGATTTGCAGGCGCATTTTCTGAGAATTT is a genomic window of bacterium containing:
- a CDS encoding carboxypeptidase regulatory-like domain-containing protein, whose product is MSYRNTFWKGLLACAALIAMSVAAYAVTQDDVVRLKQKVAAGLQLNESEFQLALEAEQQLGSQILIPQTPERPRVPGGRLDEYQWNEVTFEWIDITGNGTNAGIVNDDQNVGPFNLGFTFTFYDVDYTSVRMCSNGFASFTSTSAPWTNVAIPAAAEPNAALYPFWDDLYPPAGGGQFLYYADAANDRFIMSWINVAHINSNDARYSFQIVINEGGSIQYNYQSVATATPGNSNCTVGIENAAGNVALQVCYNGAGTLPTSNWSIELSEGEEVFADVSGTVTLDGGAGVMTAVQVSANGLGSPDTNPAANGQYTLEDVQIGARRITASLAGYHNAAQNIEHTVNGTTGVNLNLIRLDPPVPTNLTGSANNETGVVTLDWDNSPDPLVDVYPVYRRLQGEQDWVLQGTPTASTFQQTLTANGIYQYAVAARDNDVSTPVESDLSGSINVLYGELPVTSIGGNGNYDDRIRLQWLEPGISEGTLLSYDDGTSEVWFRVATPNGPNDYFCMRMTPPDDATYPLMLYAATIYMERSDPLPWVGICPPNAANNGADIDNALFEWTNIGADSTPGWLFAETDGSVFLDAPGDFYIAIQFPPGGTGPGCGSDNSAPDSRAYWTNTYPNWNTFFTYDWMMRAWVGGPPPEGLAGSNGRFELVQIDGRGGYAEDRIPQRTIVVPTFGDDKASILARAEYEATQGFQNPLDQWFPPYSRAPQVALRNADGRSLDEIVNYRVYRDGALIGSPTETNYTDLNRVENVFHDYYVTAFYDNGQESGPSPTLHLTCNMAPAAPTSLTATPSGFTNMSLAWTAPATNDDGTALVDLAGYRVYRDGVQIGTTAAGVTTYLDTPPNPTGLYTWTVTAVDEVPNVSDPSNGAVGSVVSPWEVSDFEWVDITGVGTPLGITGDDQNVGPFNLGFNFTYFGNTYNSIRVCSNGWASFTSTATNYFNGTIPSAAEPNNALYIWWDDMYPPSGGGTYLYYADAANERFIITWDSVPHISNAQARYTYQIIINADGSVTYNYESMPTANPGVSSGTIGVENATGTNAIQLLFDGTGDFTPSNGSSVTFWAPTPAYGPLSGTVSLDGGNGNLTQVLVRASGRGTPTTNPNAQGQYHFDSVAVGNRTVTASLAGYHTTSVPVPNHDEEGTTGVNITMVRLDPPVPTNLTGTVNNSTGLVSLDWDNSTDPLVDVYPVYRRLSTEQNWTLVGSPTASSYTETLTIPGIYQYAVAARDNNVSTPVESDPSTPITILYGNLPVTSIGTNGNFDDRIQISWLEPGVLEGELLSYDDGTSEVWYRVATPNGANDYFCMRMTPPDDATYPLMLYAATIYMERSDPLPWVGLCPPNATNQGADIDNPLYEWTDIGADGTPGWLFAETDGSVFLDSPGDFYIVIQFPPGGTGPGCGSDNSAPDSRTYWTNTYPTWNSFFAWDWMMRAWIGGPPPEDVFGSRGQVIEITSSGEPTGYAMDRIPQTAIVEPVFDSENEKDNLLARAAYETSLGFADPMDRWFAPFSRAPEVTCTVNRERGRSLDDITHYRVYRQGTGQIAQIPATQHTYLDLNRVENTPYTYWVTAVYDGTSESPESPHVVGTCNMAPASPTGLDGNPLGTNQMALAWVAPATNDDGTPLVDLAGYRIYRDGTQIGTTAPGVTTYIDTPPDNQTFYTWTVTAVDEVPNISDPSAPEVGAVQSPWETIEFEWTDITANGTVIVNADDINSGLMDLPWDFEYYGNTYSQFAVCSNGWLSFTSTTNSLGGTMPNAAEPNNTIAINWMDLNPASGGDVYMYNDVANDRLIIAWVAVPQFGNPNNIYNMQIVLEPPTAIYFYYQSVGATIGTVGVENEDGSDAIALWMNGQGAFQPANETAVAFWAGPSGAVTGLVREFGSNAPIANAEVTSAQMPGEIAFTDAQGNYTLEVEPGTHDITIHKQGYCDMVFEDVVVDDGGSTTRNATMRQPNANFSLSSLNIYTLAGQNSIGSFEITNPAGQCEVAYNITSDQGWLTVDPASGDVEANQTQLITVTGATAGFTPGDYTGTLTIAHNDVDAPFVIPVTITVALDADDNVEVPTAFALHANYPNPFNATTALSFDVPNESRVQITIFNVAGQEVARPVDQIMNAGSHTVLYTADNLPTGMYLVKMTAGSFSAVQKMVLLK
- a CDS encoding MBL fold metallo-hydrolase: MKITFHGAAGGVTGSKHLIEAGGKRVLLDCGMFQGRRKEALDLNWGMSPELSHVDAVVLSHAHLDHCGLLPLLVKRGYKGKIFSTAATRDITEYILKDSASIQEQDFKWLTKEKISQAQPAEPLYESDDVPATMNLFREVQFAKQGSEWHTVIPGVRLKFYQAGHILGSAWMMLEFDGEAGPERIAFSGDVGRFHTPLLKDPEYSDEPCPVLLLESTYGNREHKPREIAYEKLRQAIIRATDRRGKVVIPAFALGRTQELIYVLHRMHDAGSIPDIPIYIDSPLGINMTSVYRNHRDQYDTQTKKDFPEAGDYPLIDDKIRYTRTVRESMELNDKNGPLVIIASSGMMEGGRIRHHLRHTISDEKNIILIIGFQAEYTLGRRLVENEPQVRLFNEWYDVKAEIVKLNEFSAHGDAKELHAFADNMTGLRRVFLVHGEHEQATALRERLLYGSENLDVSIPQRGDSVEL
- a CDS encoding DUF4397 domain-containing protein — encoded protein: MTFNIALLRKLALLIVPVLFVFGCDSDNDNDTPPVQAQSSYVRVAHWSPDAPAVDVWVDGNLVLEDVNFNGLSGYLELTEGSHSITVVAANTTSPAVIQETVMLNANTSYTVAATGLLSGTPSIDAWALIDDRTPAGGQAKVRFAHASPDAPNVDIYATGGTTPLFANIPFRSAANYISVAPGSVGLEVRIAGTSDVVVRFAPISLEAGRNYTVVAKGLASPGSIPNALSAYAVVDAPGNGSQTVNLVPVEASTALVRAGHLSPDAPNVDVYVGGMLIAQGYSYRGFSEYVTVSADVQTEVEVFIEGTTTNPVISADVVFGSNEVYSIVATGLAGNSTLGAIVVNDDLTTTDGSRIRFVHAASDAPTVDITLTDGTVLFGNVEFNEALDYIGVPAGVYNLQVRLAGTETVVLSFADVELPSGSVYSIYASGLLSDGTLGAIAVVDEVFPGSTVLSLESAEAEVRVAHLSPDAPNVDVYVDNARVLEDVPFTAVSGYLRVPAKTQMIEVYVAGTTINPVINTTLTWLPNQAYTVAATGLVGSNDLAPIVLVDDRSGDPNGNAHVRFVHTSPDAPAVNIRVAGGGPVLFENVSFREFADYIGVAAATYNLEVVLTSNGQVVLEIPGIELSSSTNYTVFAIGLAGNGTLAALPAVDSQGD
- a CDS encoding fasciclin domain-containing protein, producing MLTATVAFAGDYDKKTATAASTAKPQDIVATAIAAGSFNTLVTAVQTAGLVETLQGPGPFTVFAPNDAAFAKVPKETLDGLLADKQKLAAVLTYHVVAGKVMAADVIQLDGKEAATVNGQSFKVAVKDGNVMVDNAKVIATDIQCSNGVIHVIDTVILPK
- a CDS encoding DUF378 domain-containing protein; amino-acid sequence: MQFLNILTKILIIVGGLNWGLVGLLDFDLVATLLGDMTGLSRTVYTLVGISAVHQAFRIKG